TTCCTCGGATTCAGCCTCCTGAACTCCCTCTCCCTCTCGCTTTCCGATAATCTCTCCATTGACGTCGAGTTCTTCTTTGAGAGAAACAAGTCCATCCCCATCTGGCATAATTCCCATATATGTAGATGAAGATCCTTCTGCCACCTTCCGAACCGTCTCAAGATTCAAAAATACTTTCTAGGCGATACTTGGCGGTCAGGGTGTAATAATCCCACATCGGATCTTTGGCGATAGCCTCAAAAAGAGTCCTGGCCTCGGTGTACTTATTCATGCGCAAAAGCGCCATGGCCTTCCAGTAATTAATTCTTTCAATGGCAATTTTGTTCCAATAACGACGAGTTTGACGATCCTTCTTTTCATTTAAGATTCGATCAAAACCATTCAGAGCTCCAAGATAATCTCCTTTAAGATAGCGAATCCAGCTCAGGTGCCACTGAGAATCCCGACTCAATCCAGACCGCGGATATTCCTTCAAAAATTGCTCAAACTTACGAGAAGCTCCATCATAATCTTGAAACTGATAACTCAAAAAGGCAGCTTGATAAAGTGCCTCACGCCCCGATCGAGATTTTGGACTTGATTCGTGTGCTTGATGAAAAGCCCCGACCGCAGTCTGATATTCTCCAGCTCTGGCTGCGGCCCTCCCTAACTGCATAAGATACGCAAAGTTCCTTTGGTATTTTTCATAATGTTTAATCAGAAGTTTCAAAGCCTCGTCGACATAGCCGTCATTGACTAAGAAATTAGCCAAAGTCATATCCACTGCATAGAGAGAAGCTTCACCCGTGGCCCGCTTCCTCAATGTTTCAAGTTCAGATCGAGCTCTGTCGGACTTTCCGGCCCACTGCAAACGACGAATTCGCTTCTGCTGATCTCCCGGCGTTGCGAGGCATCCGAGCTTTTCCCATCAAATGGTGACGAGGCTAAGTCGATTCCCCAGTCATCAATGAGCCCATGTTGCGGGTATTTGCTATAGAGACGCCGGGCCCACGCACAAGCTCTCCACTTTCGCCCGCTCTGCATTTCAACCTTCACCAGGCGCCACAAAATTTCGGGATAAGTCTCAGAAGATCGCCAACGCCGTTCTAAATAAGCCAACTCAGGAAGAGCCTTGCTCCACTTCCCTTGATCAATTAACATTTCACTTATCTTAAATTTTGTCTCATAGGCCAATTGACTGGGAGGACGAAGCTTCAAGAGGCGATCGTATTCTCGCTGGGCTTCCTTGAATTCACGCTTTGCCTGAAGAGAGAGGCCTAAAAATACCGCACATAGTACTCGATGGGACTGGGAATAGTAGAGTGCCTTTTCTAGATGGCTCTGGGCTTCATTGTATTTCTGAAGCTCAAATGACAACACCCCGCGAACAAAAGAACTCAAGGCAATGTCCGCGGGTGACAAAGGGCCTTTCATTTGCGTGAGGGTCTTCTCCGCACCCGAATAGTTCTTTTCTTCAATCAGAGCTCTTACCTTGGCGAATAAATTCTGCTGTCCTGAAGTGGGAATGACAAAAAATACCACCAGCGTGAGAACAACAGCTGAGCCGATCCAATGGCGCAAGAATTCCTCCCGTAAAAGGGCCGCAAGAGACAGCCCGTCCCTTATTTTATTAGACTTAGTCACCATGTAAACCTGGACCCTCAAATTATTTGCACATGGTCATTTTGTGCGATGCGCCATTTGAGAGACCAAATCGAAGAGACAAATAAAAAAGAGACTTTAATTTTTGTACGCCGTCCCAGCGGATGGTAGGGGTACAGGCGAATTAGAAATCTGGAGTTCAATCGTGGCTAAGAACAAATCCCTATTCGTCTGTCAGGAGTGCGGAGCACAACGCCAAAAATGGGAGGGGCGCTGCAATGAATGTGGGGCCTGGAATTCACTCGTCGAAGAAAAAATCATCGCTCCCTTAGGCAAAGCATCTGGTCGAGGCTGGACAATCGGAAATAGCGAATCAGACTCTTCCGCCTCGGGACTTCGGGCCTATCGCCTCAATGAAACCTTCGATGAAGGACAGGCAAAACGCCAATCTACCGGAATCGGCGAGCTCGACCGCGTCCTTGGGGTGGGCTCGTCTAGGAAGTTACACTTTGTTGGGCGGAGATCCTGAATGGGAAAAGTACTTTGCTCCTGCAAATGGCAGGAGGCCTAGCCAACGAGGGCAGCCAGATTCTTTATGTATCAGGCGAAGAGAGCGTCCCCCAAACAGCTCTGCGCGCTCGTCGGCTCGGTATTCAGTCAGAAAAAGTGGCCATCGCAAGCGAGAGCCGACTTGAACACATCATCGCACTCGCCCGCTCCCTTCATCCTGAAGTTCTTGTGGTCGATTCGATTCAGACCGTCTACCTCGCCGACATTCCGTCGGCGCCAGGATCTGTCTCTCAAGTGCGAGAGTGCGCAAGTCAATTGATGAGTTTGGCGAAGAGTTCAAATATGGCCGTCCTTATTATTGGTCACGTCACCAAAGAGGGAAATATTGCGGGTCCCAAAACCTTGGAACACATGGTCGACACCGTCTTGTCATTTGAAGGCGATAACAACCACCAATTTCGCTTGCTCCGTGCCCTCAAAAATCGCTTTGGAGCCACAAATGAATTGGGCGTTTTTCAGATGGCGAGCCAAGGTATGACCGAGGTGACCAACCCTTCCGAATTATTTCTAGAAGAGCGCGGCGCCGACCTCATTGGTTCGAGCGTGTTTACTGCGATGGAGGGGAGTCGACCTCTCCTGTGCGAAGTCCAGGCACTGGCCTCCTATTCGCCAATGGCCATGCCTCGCCGAACTTCTATTGGATTTGATTTAGCTAGAATCCATCTTCTTGTGGCAGTTCTAGATAAACATTTGAACTCTCACCTTCATCAAAATGATGTCTTCGTTAATATCGTGGGGGGCCTCAGGCTCACTGAGCCCGCTGCCGATCTTGCCGTTGCTGCAAGTCTGATCTCGTCGATAGGTCAACAGGAACTGGATCCGCGCACTTGTTTTTTTGGTGAGATTGGCCTCACAGGAGAGATCAGGGCAGCCAGTTTGCCGGAAGAAAGAATCCGTGAGGCACTTAAGCTAGGTTTCATGACTTTTGTCTTGCCAGAGTCAAATCGCAAACACGTCGCCCAGCAAATAAAAGAAAAAAAAGATCCGCTGACCACCTTTAAGTTCGTCAAACACATCCGAGATCTAGAAAGAGTCATCGGCAAGCGCACCCAGGCGGCGCAAAAGGGTAAACTGCCCTTAGAAAACTGTCCCACAAATTAGCCCCCCCTTTACTTAGAATTTATAATCCGTTCAATCTCTTCAATCACAAGTGAATTTCCAGGCTCCTTGAGGAGAACTTTTCGATCATTACGAATGTTTTCAGAATAAGTTTCCAAATTGGCGAGAAAGGTGCGCAAACCGCTTTCTGTTATACTCGGCTCACTGATCCCAAACTTATTTTCTGCAATTATCCTTGCATTGAGTTGTTGCTCATAGATCGGTAACGGCAAGGCATAAACAGGCTTTCCTAAGTACATCGATTCTGACAAAAGAGTATGTCCAGCGGTTGAAATGATGCCGTGGGATGCAATCAAGATAGAATCAAATCCGGATTCTCCGTGACGGTAGAAGCGAACATTCTCAGTGTTGCCCGGCAACTCAAACCTTGCTGGCAGAAAAACATGGGCTTCAAAATTTTCAGGAATTGTAGATGCAATGATTCGCATCCATTGATCAATTGGCTGATTGCCACTTTGCTGGGCCGTAACATATACGAGAACCGACGGTTTCGCGCTCTTTGGACTTCCTTTTGCCGCAATAATCTCTGGTCTGATCATAGGTGGCAAGATATCGACATCTTGGTCCGTGTTTCCTTGAGCTGGCTTGACATCAAAAAACGAAACAGCAATTCTCTTTTTGGCAATTGGGAAAAACATGCTTAGACGTTCCACTTCATCCAAATAGGTGGTACCAGCTAAATCGTCAGGAAACTGGCCCGCCAAGTATTTACTTTGTTGGTCCAAAGTAACCAATTTAGTTCGTTTTGCGTAAGCATACTGAGCGCTTACCAATTCGTAGTCACTGATCACCAAATCTGGATTGCCAAAACTCTTTGCTGCTTGGCTCATGGCTTCTGCGTTGATACGGTTGAAATCGACTTTATTTTTATCTGACCGTGCCGTTTGCTCGAAATCGAGTCCACTCGATGTCCCTACATAATACGGATTCGCAACTTCAACTACTTTCAAGTTGGGATAATGAGGATATCGATTTCTAAAAATGCAATACCCTCGCCATAAGTGAAAACCATGACTTGATCACCTTGGTCTAAGAAATGCCGCAAGACGGGTAGTTGTCGGCTTATGTGCCCATTTCCGATTCCACAAATCCCGAAAAGAATCTTCCTGGGCGTATCAGCTTCAGGGTTCGCCTTTCCCGGAGCGGTTGTGCGATGTTGCCTGCGAATAAAAGAGGTCACGCCGTTTAAAGAGGCGGTTACTTTATAGACGGGAATATTTTGAAGGCTCGAAAGCAGTTCCCTTGAAAGTCCAGCCCTGACATCCGCGCCAGTCGTGCCGTCGAAAATGGCTCTATCCCCACCGATTAAGATATCTTCTCTCTGTTTATCCATGAAAAAAGGATACAAGGTGTGAAGGGCACTCATGGAACTCAATTCGGAATAATCTTGGACGCCGTCATTCAATCCCACAAGAAAAATTTTTTTGATTGGAACTCGTGGCGATTTTGCGTAGAATTCGGATGGCAGCTGAAATGAAATCCGATCTCCGAACTGATGGGCATTCATTTTTTTAACGGCAGACCATCTCCCAATGTCTTGGGATCGAACAGTAATGGTTTTGGTTCCGGCGATGGCTTCCATCACTCCATTGCTACCAATGGTAATCAATGTCTTGTCGCCAGAAAAGATTTTCATTCCGTGATGGATTGCATGATTTAAAGCAAGAGATGTCTTACCCGATCCTGGCGCACCAACGAGCAGAACGTATCCGTCCTTTTCATTTCCAATGCAGGCAGCATGGACGGGATAAATTCGATTGTTCAGCCATTCTTTGCGAGCAGCACCATACAAGAGGTGTATGAAATCAGGTGGCAGTTTCGAGCCCCAGCGCGCAGAGATGGTCACTGCGCCTCTCTGTTGCTCCAATCGTATGCTCGAAGAATCACCTTCAATATGGTTCAAAAAAAGATTTGGCCTACAAGTTCCTGAAGAACACTCTCTGAATCCTGGTAGATGCGCTGACAAATTCACCAAGTCTTCTCGAGTCAAATGAAATGGGGTGTTGCTTTTAAATTCGACGGTAACACCGCCCCCCAAAGTCCAGGTCTTTCTCTCTAATATTTCCTCCTTGGACGACCCTGCAAACTCAATGTAACCACCTGATAGGAGTGCGCCACACTTGGCTGCAGAATTAGAGATAGCAATTGGGGGTTGGCCTGCTGGCTCAATTGCGTGGGCAGAGCTCGCGAGAAAAGAAGATGCTGAAATGGCAGCGAACAGCCACAGACAGAAAGCATTTTTGAGGGGGCTAAGTTTACTTTTTATCATGGTCTTGCACCCATTTCCTCACGATTTCAGCCAAGTCCTTAATTCCATTTTGGCCATATTCATCAACAAGCCTTTCAATTTTCAGACTCGACTGCGGGTACAATGAGGACTTGACTTTCTCAGCCAAGACATGGCGCAATCGTTCTTGATACGTACGACTCTCTAGGACCATGAGCATCTTGGATTTAATTTCATTCATCACCGTTTCTTGCGGGCGAAAATAATCAATCTCTGGCCCGTCAGTGAAATCATTCCAGTCTAGCGACCAATCCACCATATCT
The window above is part of the Bdellovibrionales bacterium genome. Proteins encoded here:
- a CDS encoding tetratricopeptide repeat protein; this encodes MQWAGKSDRARSELETLRKRATGEASLYAVDMTLANFLVNDGYVDEALKLLIKHYEKYQRNFAYLMQLGRAAARAGEYQTAVGAFHQAHESSPKSRSGREALYQAAFLSYQFQDYDGASRKFEQFLKEYPRSGLSRDSQWHLSWIRYLKGDYLGALNGFDRILNEKKDRQTRRYWNKIAIERINYWKAMALLRMNKYTEARTLFEAIAKDPMWDYYTLTAKYRLESIFES
- a CDS encoding tetratricopeptide repeat protein; the encoded protein is MVTKSNKIRDGLSLAALLREEFLRHWIGSAVVLTLVVFFVIPTSGQQNLFAKVRALIEEKNYSGAEKTLTQMKGPLSPADIALSSFVRGVLSFELQKYNEAQSHLEKALYYSQSHRVLCAVFLGLSLQAKREFKEAQREYDRLLKLRPPSQLAYETKFKISEMLIDQGKWSKALPELAYLERRWRSSETYPEILWRLVKVEMQSGRKWRACAWARRLYSKYPQHGLIDDWGIDLASSPFDGKSSDASQRREISRSEFVVCSGPESPTELDLNLKH